TGGGGCAGTGGGCAGAGGAGGCAGAGCACGGACAGGCAGTGTGGTTGGTGGCTGGAGCAGGCAGGGTATTGACAGCAGAACAAATGCTTGTAATTTTATAACCAATCTCAGTACGTCCATTGGGGGTCGTTTACAGGGCTGCTCCTGAGCAATTCACCTGCACGTCGGgtggctgccagggctggggcagccccatggccagggaagggaagaagggtaGAAGGGGGCATCCTATGGAGGGGCAGTGGGGTGACGGGGGAGTCCCACTCTGCTGTGGGCTGACCTGTGGGGAGAGGAGAGCAGCCCCCTGCTCAGCCCCGATTTTCTGAGTGTAGTGACCCCCCCATCCATCTCTTTAATTGTCAGGGAACAGATTTAGTGCCTGGTGGCTCAGGCTGGCCCCAGGTGACACTCACAGATGGGACAAGGGACATAAATCTGCCTGGCCCAGTGCTAACTCTCCAGCTAAATGAGGTCTGGTTGGGAGGACAGGAGCTACTAGCTCAAGCCTAGGCCGGTGCTTGGCTGGAGGGGCAGATGGGGACATGTGGCTCTGCTGATGGAGTGACAATGAAATCGGGAGTTAGAAAGAACCGCTTAGCCCCCTCCATCACCCCCAACCTGCTCCTTGCCTAGCATCTCCCCCCAGCCTCCCACTTAATCCCAAATTGTCCCACCCCTCCTAGATGTGACCGCACAAACTGAGCCCTTctcatcccatctccccactcTATTTCCCTGCAAAACCCTCTGCCATCCAGCAAAGGGGCTGTGCTGCGGCACAGATGGCATTTGGGTTCCATCCAGCCTCCTCTGGCTTGATGgtgctgggagctggagacaaagCTCTGGCAATGAGGGGCTGTGTCCATTCATCTCTTCATCACTCACCCCGATCAGCCCAGCAATAACTTCAGTGGCACCAGTGCCCAAGATGGTGTAGGGGATCTGGGATGCTGGGATCCCGGCATTCTCAAAGATGGTGTTGGTGTAAAACCAGATCTGCCGAGGAGGGGACTCTGCGTCAGCCACGAGGCACTTGATGAAACGAGTTTCCAGgtctcagctcagcctctgcagagccaggtcctggggtgaggaccCCGCAGGACTTACAGCATCGATCCCTGAGAGCTGCATGCCGGCGTTCACCACCACCACCGAGAGGGTTTGCCAGTGGACGGAGCGGTCCCACAGCAGCTGCCAGACAGAGACCATCTCCATGGAGGAGAGTGACTGCTGCTCCTCCTTCATTTCCTCAATCACATCCTGCACATTGGGTGTCCCCAGGAACCGGTGCAGCGCTGCAGGGAGAGTGGGGGTCATGGGCATGCGTCTCCCCATCACAGGGCAGACGTTCACAGGCATGGtgcagggcagggacagggtctttgctctgccctggctcAACCTCCCCAGGGGACCTCCCTGACCCATGGGGCTGAGTTCCTAGGAAGTGAGGAGATGCCTGACACCATGGTGATCGGCACCCTGGAAATGCTGTAGTGCAACTGGATGGGACAGAAGGGCTGAACCATAGGGACTACAGTTGCCTGTCAGGTATGGGTGTGAAAGGATGCTGCTAGGATGCGCCTTGGTCTTGGGAGACCTTGGACCAGCACCCAGCACCTCCCAGAGCCAGTCCCCACCCCAGGACACGCCCTCACCCGCAGTGGCCCCGAAGATGTCATTCTTCTCTATCAGTAGGTATCGCGGGCTCTCGGGGAAgcagtgcagcagcaggagctggagggagGCAGGAACGACTCCCACTGACAGGAAAAGGGGCCAGAACCTGTCCTAAGAGGAGTCAAAACAGGAAAAGTCACAAGGAGGGCAGAGCAGGGTCCAGCATGCGTGGGCTGGGGTATTGTGCTCACATtgcccagcagctctgggagGCTCAGGACCTGCGCGAAGAAAACCCCCAGGCAGATGAAAATGCTGGGCACAAGGCCCAGAAAACCCCGCAGGTTCTTGGGGGCAATTTCTCCCAGGTAGAGGGGGACCACGCTGAGACAGATACCTGGGTGGGGACAGGAGGCACTGGGATGGGAGAAGCAGCAGGGAGAAGGGTGCCCAGCCAGACCTTCAGTGCATCTCCTCCCATGCCCAGCACCATCCACAGTGGGGACCCTATGGCCAGGGACATGGACCTCTTTCTGCCCCACCGAGCCCCCCACCACAGAGCCTGGGGCCATGGGGAATACGAAGCCTTCTCTAGCCCCCTGGGAATGGGTTGTAGGGGACCAGACCCTCAGAAGGGGCCACACACAGCTTCACAGTCCAGGCAGCACCTACCTGAGTGAAGTCCCATGATGGAGCGGCCGACAATCACCATCTCAGGAGACCCCAGCTCCCGGCTGAAGCCCATGAAGCTGCTGGCCAGGAGGACGAGGACAGTGCTGCGGCTCAGCACGACATTCCTAGCAGTGTACAAGCAGCGGCATAGCCCCTCcagccccatcccatcccttgaCCACCCTGTCCCATGCCACCCTCTTACCTGCCGTATCGCTCTGTCAGCACACCCACCAGCAAGGAGCCCACCAGTCCACCCAGCGCGAAGATGGAGACCGTCAGAGAGTAGAGGAGGGTCAGGGAGCCAGAGGTCAGTCCGTGTCCATACCGGTGGGACCATGTGGCATTGTAGAAAGCTTTTATGTGCTGCATGGCAGAGAGAGACACACATTCACTAAATGCACTGGGAGAAAGGGGAAGACAAGGGAAGACAGGCCCCACATGGAAAGTGTAACAGGTTTAACAACAATGCAGGAGATGCAGGGCAGGACATGCCTGGGGATGACTGGGATGTGCTGGTCTGGTTGCTCAGCCAGCTTCAGCACCAGAGGGTTTTAAGGACAACTTAGAGATGCCACAGGGAGAGCTGGAGCTGGAACAAGGAGGTTGTGGGGAAGCTTTCCCCAGCTCCTGCCTTCCAGGGGGGACCAGCGTGGGAGGGTACAAGCACACAGGCTGCAATGTCCCTCCCATGCCATCCTTCTCCTCAGACTGCTCTCTGTGAGCAACTGCCCAAGGGAAATGCCAGCATTTTGATGCAGGGTTGCCAGGCAGTGACCCCTCCAAGCTCCCTGGGAGGGATGCAGAGCCCTTCCCCTGCAGGCTGGCCCTTCCTTACCACTGCTGGTGAGTTCACCACAGCCAGGTTGTAGCCATAGAGCATGGAGGAGCCAAAGGACACCAGGAAAGCGACTGACACCAGTGGGAAGGTGAGGtgctgtgagagagaaggaagatggATCAGCACAGTCCTGGCCAGAAGGGCCAAGGACATACATGGCATGAGTGGTGTTGGGTCATTGCACCTTTGCTAGTAGGCATGTCCTTGGCCCAGAGCAAAGCCCCAGCGTGATGGAGCCCTGTGCTGAGCACCTCTTCATGCCACTGCCCAGCACCCAGCCCAGCCGATCTGGTTTCCCTGTGGCTGGTCTTGTGGCTGTGGCACAAGACTTGACCCTGGTGGTGGCCCAGCTCAGGCTACTTGCCCCAGCTGCCTGTCCTAGGCACCCCTGCCCTCGGGCTGGGAGAGAGCAATGGGTGgaaaggggcaggaggaggagagagatacACCGTCTCCCTTCCACTGATGGGGACAGCCAAATTGCATTGCTGCCAGCTGCCCCCACCACACCTCCCTGCCTGGAAGTCCCAGCGCCACTGAAAGCTGCAGTTCACTTTGGCAAGTCCCAGCCCTCCTAAAATGCCACATGCACCCACTTCCTAAAACCCTCACACCCACCAGCACCTCTGTCACCTGCTCCAGTTGCAGGCAGGACCTCACTGCACGGAGCTGACAGTTGTGGAAGGTCACCCGGGCAGCCCCGACCCAGCCGGGGGGTTTACATCAGCTCACCTCGGGATCGGGGTGCCCAGCAGTACCCAAGAAGAATCCAGTGCACCCCTCCAGCCACAGGGGCACCTCTGGGTGCTGCACACAGCCATCTCCCCTGGAGCTACAAGCATCCCACGATCCCACAGCGACAGGATTGTAGCAGGGTGGGTTATGAGTCTGTGTCACCCGGGAACATCCCCACATCCCAGCACTCAGACCTCGGCCCCGCAGCACCCCACTCCCCCCCCCCGCAACTCCCCCCAGCACGGCAGCCCGATCCGAAACAACCAGCAGCTCCCGGCTCACACACAGCAAATCCCAGCTAAGCCCATCAGGAATCCCGAGACGGGAAAACGAGGGGAGGGTGGACGGGGTGTCAGGCCAGGGGCTGGGGGAAAGTGGGGAGGGGGTTCCCCGGAGCCCACAGGGAGCTCACCCCAGTGATGTCCCCGCCGGACTGCGGGGTCCCTTTTCCGACCGTCGGGGCGAATCTGCGGCCGGAGccggggaagggaggaggaggagttgcGAGGGAGGAAGGCAGCCCCGATCCGGCGACCTGGCTCTTCTGTCCCATTTTCAGATGGAAGAATGAGAGGGACAGGAAGggaaggcagagcagagcagggcagggcagggcagggcaggcagcctgGGTGCTCCCAGGGCTCATTGGAGGCGCCTGAGCGGCCGGAGGAGGAGTCCGAGGGCCACCCCCTCTCgccggggggtggggggcagaggCAGGCAGGCACCTCCGGGCTGTCCAGCCTGCCGAGGGGCCATGGCCAGGCCTGAGGACAGCGGGACCACCGATGTGATGCTCTGGCACCATGGAGAGCCCTCGCCTGTTCCCTCCAAAGAGGGGTAGCCCCAGGGACTGTAAGCAGGGCAGCATCCCTGCATCGCCCCCGAGTCTGGGGCAAACGGGCAGCCCCACATCACCCAACACTCCCCAGCCCCCTTCCCACCCTGTCAGACTCATGGGGCAGATGTGCCGCATCTGCTGTGACTTGGGTCATAAGGCTGGTATACACACTGACACCGCCCAGGGCAGCTGCCTTCCTTGGGCACGGAGGGACGCAGCCCCCAGCCCCGAAGAGGAGAGACTTGGCCCATGGCAGCTCAGAGGAATCTAATTTTGCTGCGGCCAGGAGTTGTCTCCCCTGCTGCTAATTAAGTGCTTTTAATTAGCAGCCTAATAGCAAGCTCTTAATTTGCTGAACAGCCAGTTGAAAGGATGGGGACCCCACTAAGCCACGGCTTGCAGCAGCTTCAAGGTCTTAAAAAGAACAGGTCCTGGCTGGCTGGTCCCACCTCAGGAAGGGTCCcatggggacaggagcaaaggAGCAGAGCTAGGAGAGGCCTGTGGGCATCGGCATCTCTGGGCCTGCTGTGCCCAACCCCAACCAGGCTGTCTTGGATGATGGAGAGCCTGGGTGCTTTATCCTCCCACAAAGGATGCACCAATTCCTGTCTTCTCCCTCCACATGAGCCTCCATCTCTCCTGGAAAGCACTGTAGCCTctcccccagccaggagcccttcCCAGCCTGACAACATTCAGCCTTTCTCAGGGCAGGCATCCACTCCAGAGCTCCTATGTCTTGCTCAGACTCAGTTTCTCCATGTCTCAATTTGGACATCAACTTTACCTTTGTGCAGGTGGGCTGTGCAGGTGCAGAGGTCTTGGTGTCAAGGCCATGGTGGGGACAGCTCTCCGGGGAGTCACGGTCCTTCAGGGTATGGTCCCATTCTGTTCCCAGAGCAGATCCATGGAGGAAGATCCATTTATCAGACATACCAGTGGGCGAGAAGACCTGGCATGAGGAGGACATGCAGCCTGTGGGTACCAACCATGCCAAAAGTTctttcagtgctgcaggcagcccAGAACACCCCCTGGActcaccccaagccctgtactaAGACATGGCAAAGCAGCATACCCCAGACAGGACAATGAGCCGGGCCACGCTGTGTCACACAGCCATGCTCCCACACCGGTCATCCAGGTACATGGCTTGTCTCTGGGACCAGCATTTGGAAAATGAAGTGTGCCCAGTCCAGTGGTCTCTGCCAcagtgagaggaagaaaaagcaggaGCCATAGCCCACCCCATCCTGAGCCACCCCAGCATACCCACCTAAAAGTCCTCCTTGGAGCtttccagctcctctgccctGACAGGTCCCCAAGCCCAGTGCTTGGTCACACAGCCACAGTCCCCCTCTGGCTACACAGCCTGATGCTGGGGACCGGACTGGGACATCCTCAGAATGCCATCCTCAAGACACTGCTCCAAGCTAGGGGGGTGGCCACAGCCTTGATTTAGGCGGTAAGTCTGGGTTACTGCCACTGGTTCCCAGCAGCGTTTGGTATGCCAAGAGCAGAAGTTTAGCAGTAGATGTAAAGGTGAGAAATACGTGctgagggaggaaggaggaaagcctGGGGTGCCAATTAAAGGCCACCAGGGAACTGGGATAATTGGAGACACTCCTGTGACCTGACCCCATGACTGTGGCACATGGTAGGACAGAGACGAGTGCTGGTGACTACCACCCACTGCTCTGTGCTGTGAGGGAGCTCGTCTCCACAATTTACAGGCGTTCCCATTCCTCCTCTGTTTCCGTGCAAGGACTCCCTGGCTAGAACATCCTCCTTGGCTGGGAAAGCAGCTGTGAGCCCACAAACCACGCTCTTCCCCTCCCGCTGTCACTCCTGGGAGCTCCTGTCCCACTCTTTCCTCACTGCTACCCCTGTTCCCAGGTGCAGCACTGGGCCTGTCCCCATCTCAGTGCTCCACACCGTGGGATGCTTGCATACCTCCTTCTCCTCAAGGCATCGCACACACAGTGCCCAGGACATGCAAAGAAAGCCAGGACCGGGAGAGGCAGAGCAGCAAGAAGAGCTCACATCCTACATAGAGTGATGGCATTTGCAAAGGCCAGGaggacagagatggtgttggGAGCCCCATGATCCCCTGAGGGCTTTCCCTGAGCTGATGGTGCTGTGcaggtcccagcagagcccagctgcccacGGCGTGGGCAGAGCCAGGATCCAGCCCACCCCAAGGAGGTGTGTGGAGGGGAAGGACAGAGCCAGCCCTGCTGCAATGGCAAAGCCCCTTGTGCCCCCTGCCTACCTGCCTAGCTCCCCCGGGACCAGGCACTGGCCAGCCATGTGGAACCCCACACCAAAGACACAGAACACTCAACAGAAAAATGTATGAGGATTTCTGCAGGACTGGGGAATACGACAGTGGGGAAGATGCACTGTGAGAGTCTGTCACCTTTTCCAAGATGAGATGGAAATCCCTCAGAGAGGACATGGTCTTCAGTGATGCCTCTTGGTGTTTGCCCAGCACTAGTCCAAACTAGAACAAAGTCCACAAGGAAGCAATAAGCAGCTCAAATAAACGTAGGTGTAAGGATGCATTGCTTAGCAGGCACCTCTCCCTGTGCTGGAGGAGAGGGAACAGCACGGACACATCAGGCAGAGCTGCTTGGACATCTCTGCAGCTTGAAAGGTTGGAGCAGTTTGCTGGTGCTGGCCTTTCGGAGCTGACACACCAGAAACAGAGATGGTTGGGCAGCTTTCCTGTCTGTCTCCTCAGAGGAGAAGCCTTCCTTGATCTGCCTTCATAAATGCCAGTAAGGGTGCTTTGGGCATGGAACAGGGAGCTTCAGACACATCAGGGCTCAAGTTTCTGCGAACCACAGCAGCTCCCAGAAGAAACTCAGCTGTTTCCCTAGTGAAAGCATTGCTCAGGCTGCTGTCTCTGCCTTGTTGCACTGGAAAGCCCATCCAACTCTGCTCTCCAGCTGTGGGAAGGCTATTTACCTGTACAGGAGAGGCCTTTTCCAGTTCAGGTTTTCATGGTCATATACCTTATCCAACTGTAGTGGTCCCCAGCAGATCAACCCCACAGCTCAGCAACCTCTCGCTGGTTTGGAGATTTCTAGCTGTTCCTACCAGTCAGGTGCATGTCAGCAAAGCCCTTAGGAGAGAAGCTCAGGATGGGAAGATAACACTTGTAAGAAAGAAAGAGTATCCCTTGGGGATACAACAGATGTGTGTTCAAGCTCTCTTAGGGCAAAGCCAAGTGTCTGGTACTCACACACACACTGCCTGGAGCTTGCTAGAAGGGCATCACGTCCCCGTCCGTCAGACGTCGTCAGCTGTTCTCACCAAGGAAGGACCAGCCAGCCAGAGGGACAGGATGAGACCTCAGATGGCTGCAGCCCCTTAgggggtttagatttgcacaGGATAGTTAGCACAAGCAGGATCTTATTTTCTGTTGCTAGTCTTCTCCTCCAGCAGTTCAGGTGCTTTCCTCCTGGGACAGTGTGCTGGGCAGGGTGTGTGCTGGCTGCAAAGCAACTTGAGCGCTCGGAAACCAGAAATCTTCTGCAGGCACTGCTATACAGACAGAGCACCTGGCTCTCAAGCTCAGGAGCGGCATCTTATTCCCACCAAATGCTGAATCACTTCTGCACCCTCCTGGGCACTGACAGGTCCCACATAGCATGGGGGGAGCTCTACTGCACACAGCCTTGGAAAAAACAGGGCCGGGACACTGCCAGAGCTGGGGACGGCCCGTACCCAGGGCTGCCAGGACAGCTTGCCCACAGAAATCAATGGCAACACTAGAGCATCTCTTCACTCTGGGCTTTTGTTGTCTCAGCTGCGCTCTGCTGAGAGGTCACCATCCTAATTTGCTTCAAACTGACAGAGCACCACTCAGCCCTGAGTTCACCCTAAGCACTTTTTTGTAAGAATACATTCATTCTAGCCTAACATAAACTGGCCTATTCCCTTTCCAAAACCTGGCTTACTGCACTCTTGaaagtgtgtatatataaaaaaaaaaaaccaaaacaacccaacacAAGACTTTATTTTAAAGCTCTAGGTTGATCAAATGCTGTTAATTTGAAGCTATGGCAAACATTACTTTCCTCCTTCATTTGAAGTGGAAATAAGGCacacatttttaaacagaaagggTAATTAACCACTGAATCTATTTAGATAAGCTGTCTGGTGTTCATTCTTCTCCAGTGTAAGTTTATAACTGagattgcttttctttctcaagGACTCTCTTTAGTACTCAAGTTTTTGGATGTGATGCCAGAATTCCTGGGAGAAGTCTTCCAGCCCACGCCCTTCAGCACAGGACTGTCCCAGTCCTAAAAATCTGCAATGAATACTCTGATCTTCACCTTTAAACATCAAGAATGACTAGCTAAGGATGGCTGGAAATAACCCACAAGGAGATCTTGTTTCTCATAGGATTGGGTACTATTTGTGTTGTTTGGGTACATGCAGAGACCTGGGACTGTGAGTACGAAGGGTAATGAGTCTCATTTGGGTGCACTGGCAGCCACAGTCAAGCTGCACCCTGCATTACAGACTGATCCAAAACGATGGATGAAGCCTGTCACTGCAATCCCTTCTCCAAATCTATTATCAGATGGGAGAAAAGAGCAGGAGGGGAACAGAAAAAGCGgtgtaaaaaaacccaatcaaataaataaacaaattatatatatacacacacataaaaaccCCAACCCTTGCCAAACAAAGCACGGGGCTCCTGGGAACCCTGTCAGAAGGAGAGATGGGGATTGGAAGTGATGGGAATCCTGCTCCCAGCGCTTCAGAAAAGCAGGAGCCTTTGCAATCTCCAGTCCCCCGCTGGCTCCCAAGAATGGAGCCAGCAGGGAGAGAGGCGGCGGGAGtgcagggtttgtttgttttctgaccaCCCCAGGAGTCAGGATCTTAAAACTGCGGTGGCCTCTGTTTTAAAAGAGGCTGTTAAGTAAAATGGAAAGATCCAAGGCTGATAACCGAGGAGCGCTTTTAAGAGAAAGGTATTCTGAGGGCAAGGGTGCTTGCGTTAAAATTCGGGCGAGGCATAAGCGTGACAGCATCCCCAGCCACAGAGCAGCAGCGTGGCAGTACTGTGATATGTCAATTACTCACTCATTATTGAACAGTAGGATTCTGATTAGTTTATAAAACAAATTTGTGCTTCTCCTACCAGGATCTTGCAACAGTACCCAGAAAAACAGTTTTTATAGCTTCTCCCCTCTCACTTTTTTAATGGGCAGGATGGCTCAAGTTCTTCTCTATCAGTCACATCCATTCTCCAGCTTACAGGGCAGACTCATTTGCCTCAGCCAGAGGCCATCAGCTATGACGGAAGAATTTGTTAATTAAAAAGTATGCTGTGGTTTTAGGAATAAGTGTTTTTTTGCAACTGCCAGAGTGGTCCTTTTATGCTGCACTCATCAACGAGCAGCAGGTCTAAGGCTGGTCTGACCACTGCAGACTCCGTGTGACGTGAAGCAGCATCTACCCCAGCCTTGAGGCCACAGCGCTTCCAGGTGTTCGTGCTGCACGTGTAGCAGAAGTGTGACTCATGTGCACGGTGCTCGAGGAAGATACAGGATTGATATTTTGACAGTGTCTTTCACCCCAAAAGGAAAACAGGAGAGATTCACAGCTTAATCTTTGTATTTGTATTTAAGTTATTTTCTGAAcagataaaaaaccaaaacaaaacacattgttACCATGATCCTAGCTCAAGTGAACATTAGTACATTAACTACACACCACCGTAACGTAATCACAAAATTCAAAGCACTCATTACTTAAGAATCCAGATAACAAATATAGCAGAGTAACAAACAGAAAACTCTGGAGAAACCATGTTCCTTCTCAACTTTCCCACTTCCACACCCATCTCAGCCTGAGCAGGCAGTAACGATGCAGCACAGGCTGGCCTGGCTGGTGTGCACCTCTCCTAAATGGACTGATGTAAAATGACTGGGAGAAACTGGATCTGTTACACTTTGCTGAGGTCCACATTGTTTTTCTGCCATGCTAAAACTGTGGCAAGGCTGAGCCCTGCAATGCCTTGCATGATAAAGTAGCTGACAGCTAAGTTTTATGCTCAAAAGCAGCTCCAGTTTTTCACACTGAATTGCCCAAAAGTTCTCACAGCTAGTTCCTTGTAAAAGCCACTCAAGCAGCTTGGACAGGCTGGCCTGCCTTCCTCCTGCATGTGGAGCTTTGCCCAGACATAAACCAGCACTCGAGTGCTGGCAGATTAAAACACTTTCCCTGTAAACACAACAAATCATTATTCATCATACAGGTACAAGCAGAGCCACTGTGTGATGAAGACTGGTatttcatgatgattttctggCCACAGATGCACTTGGTTCCTGCTTGAGCAGAAACCAGGATATCTTTAAGGGTGACAGGCTAT
The sequence above is drawn from the Patagioenas fasciata isolate bPatFas1 chromosome 8, bPatFas1.hap1, whole genome shotgun sequence genome and encodes:
- the LOC136104477 gene encoding solute carrier family 2, facilitated glucose transporter member 5-like, with translation MGQKSQVAGSGLPSSLATPPPPFPGSGRRFAPTVGKGTPQSGGDITGHLTFPLVSVAFLVSFGSSMLYGYNLAVVNSPAVHIKAFYNATWSHRYGHGLTSGSLTLLYSLTVSIFALGGLVGSLLVGVLTERYGRNVVLSRSTVLVLLASSFMGFSRELGSPEMVIVGRSIMGLHSGICLSVVPLYLGEIAPKNLRGFLGLVPSIFICLGVFFAQVLSLPELLGNDRFWPLFLSVGVVPASLQLLLLHCFPESPRYLLIEKNDIFGATAALHRFLGTPNVQDVIEEMKEEQQSLSSMEMVSVWQLLWDRSVHWQTLSVVVVNAGMQLSGIDAIWFYTNTIFENAGIPASQIPYTILGTGATEVIAGLIGCFTIEKLGRRPLIITGFCSMGICLAGLTISLLLQSALPWMCYVSVTCVVGIIAGFCMGPAGIPFLMTAELFVQSHRPAAYIVGGSLNWLCNFTIGFIFPFLQMSAGAFCNLIFCGICFLVALYVYLIVPETKNKTFMEISHIFATRRSFLSNPSRLIGMMKFSGYGALESTEGSGSGSSLP